One window of the Shewanella maritima genome contains the following:
- a CDS encoding VC2046/SO_2500 family protein, which translates to MQIESALVNELHLGTRLNQDIHQNQRGDFGLILAMLSVDARDMAQFELEKHLSLDQKLAKELQLPPKQPLLHDLSQQSDVVDHAHVFQQQGQSQFNLSQALLPEPQVIRGENDLDMQLCLSNCSHLTQLKHKGQQNSALGNGAEVNLAAINYVSEIEQQRTMAKCIQVAA; encoded by the coding sequence ATGCAAATTGAGTCAGCTTTAGTCAACGAATTACATTTAGGCACGCGCTTAAATCAAGATATTCACCAAAACCAACGTGGTGACTTTGGCTTGATATTAGCGATGCTGTCTGTTGACGCACGCGACATGGCTCAATTTGAACTAGAAAAACATCTGTCGCTCGATCAAAAGTTAGCCAAGGAACTGCAATTACCGCCAAAGCAACCTTTACTGCATGACCTTTCACAGCAATCTGATGTTGTCGATCATGCCCATGTGTTCCAGCAACAAGGGCAAAGCCAATTTAATCTATCGCAAGCATTATTACCTGAACCCCAAGTGATAAGAGGTGAAAACGATTTAGACATGCAGCTGTGCTTGTCCAATTGTAGCCACTTAACGCAACTTAAGCATAAAGGGCAGCAGAATAGTGCACTGGGGAATGGAGCAGAGGTTAATTTAGCTGCAATTAACTATGTCAGTGAGATTGAGCAGCAACGTACGATGGCTAAATGCATACAGGTAGCCGCATAG
- a CDS encoding YybH family protein: MAIIQPFQLIVIVTLMFSSFSHLAIAKEIADVQQDINSQLNTKLSEFQSAFEQLDTKSLTSIYANDAVFISESRNDEIVQGKSKILKLYQSFFDKITRKKATLEVDFRVIERRLRPQSAIDVGYYIVRFHPAKESGEPVSEFAGKFINNYELDESGNWYLAVDANTRSQADLYYNAKPAANLYFGRQFIEQQSYKQDETPTPRQDQYKDEDQAANANEQH, translated from the coding sequence ATGGCTATCATTCAACCGTTCCAACTTATTGTCATCGTCACTTTGATGTTTTCGAGTTTCAGTCACTTAGCTATTGCAAAAGAAATTGCAGACGTGCAGCAAGACATCAATTCACAACTGAACACAAAGCTCAGTGAGTTTCAAAGTGCGTTCGAGCAGCTTGATACCAAATCACTCACTTCCATCTACGCCAATGATGCGGTATTTATTTCTGAAAGCCGAAACGATGAGATAGTGCAAGGCAAGTCGAAGATCTTGAAGCTATACCAGAGCTTTTTCGACAAAATCACTCGCAAGAAAGCCACGCTCGAAGTGGATTTTAGAGTCATCGAGCGACGCCTACGTCCTCAAAGTGCCATTGATGTCGGCTATTACATCGTGCGTTTCCATCCAGCAAAAGAGTCTGGTGAGCCAGTTAGCGAATTTGCGGGCAAATTTATCAATAATTACGAACTTGATGAAAGTGGCAATTGGTATTTAGCGGTTGATGCTAATACGCGATCGCAAGCCGATTTGTATTACAATGCCAAACCAGCGGCAAACTTGTATTTTGGTCGTCAGTTTATTGAGCAACAATCTTATAAACAAGACGAAACACCGACACCGCGCCAAGATCAATACAAAGATGAAGATCAGGCGGCAAATGCCAATGAGCAACACTAA
- the smrA gene encoding DNA endonuclease SmrA: MSDDNQLFFEAMADVKPLKNTATADNVIEQQQFKQTEAQIAKKLAADEDELLTLMTIDPAMITPVKSDDVIEYKIDGVQAEVFKQLKQGAYDCKTIVELQGLSLSHARQALLNQIYQAEYLGERNLLVIHGKGRNNKPFPALLKSAVAQWLSCLPQVQAYHSATSQLGGSGALFVMLTKSKQKRIDNSELNRKGHGFR, encoded by the coding sequence ATGTCAGATGATAATCAACTTTTTTTTGAAGCAATGGCCGATGTTAAACCATTAAAGAACACTGCTACTGCTGATAACGTGATTGAGCAGCAACAGTTCAAACAAACTGAAGCACAAATAGCCAAAAAGCTTGCAGCCGATGAAGACGAGTTGCTGACGTTAATGACAATTGATCCCGCGATGATCACACCTGTTAAAAGTGATGATGTAATTGAATATAAGATTGATGGCGTGCAAGCTGAAGTATTCAAACAGTTAAAGCAGGGCGCTTATGATTGTAAAACCATAGTTGAGCTGCAAGGGCTCAGCCTTAGCCATGCAAGGCAAGCTCTGCTCAATCAAATTTATCAGGCAGAATACCTTGGAGAGCGCAATTTATTGGTAATCCATGGTAAGGGTCGTAACAACAAACCGTTTCCTGCACTATTGAAATCAGCGGTAGCTCAATGGCTTAGCTGTTTACCTCAAGTTCAGGCTTATCATAGTGCTACGTCCCAACTTGGTGGCAGTGGTGCTTTGTTTGTAATGCTAACGAAATCTAAGCAAAAACGAATTGATAACAGTGAACTGAACCGCAAAGGGCACGGCTTTAGGTAA
- a CDS encoding TetR/AcrR family transcriptional regulator: MASRTDTKTRILDAAERLFAERGFSETSLRLITSKAEVNLASVNYHFGSKKELIRAVLARYLDVFMPNAANEIAKLQKQPEQASLDEIFSTLIDPLLELNKVRHGGTIIFLQLLGRGYIESQGHLRWFITTHYGAHLASFVEAVKQSAPHIPPVEMFWRLHFTLGTIVFTMASADALNDIAAADYDEHNDTEAILRKVIPYMAAGVAVPVPTK; this comes from the coding sequence ATGGCAAGCCGGACAGATACAAAGACAAGGATTCTAGATGCTGCTGAAAGACTTTTCGCTGAGCGGGGGTTTTCAGAAACATCTTTGCGCCTCATTACAAGTAAAGCTGAAGTTAACTTAGCTTCAGTTAATTATCATTTTGGCTCTAAAAAAGAGCTGATACGCGCAGTGTTAGCCAGATACTTAGATGTATTTATGCCTAATGCTGCAAATGAAATTGCTAAGTTGCAAAAGCAACCTGAGCAAGCATCATTGGATGAGATTTTCTCAACACTCATTGACCCTTTGCTTGAGCTTAACAAAGTTAGGCATGGCGGCACGATTATCTTCTTGCAGCTACTAGGGCGCGGCTATATTGAAAGCCAGGGCCATCTGCGTTGGTTTATCACAACCCATTATGGTGCGCATTTAGCGTCATTTGTAGAAGCGGTTAAACAAAGTGCGCCACATATTCCACCTGTAGAGATGTTTTGGCGTCTACACTTTACCCTTGGCACCATTGTATTCACTATGGCATCGGCAGATGCGTTAAACGACATCGCAGCAGCCGATTATGATGAACACAATGATACTGAAGCCATTTTGCGTAAAGTGATCCCATACATGGCAGCCGGCGTTGCTGTACCTGTACCGACTAAATAA
- a CDS encoding putative bifunctional diguanylate cyclase/phosphodiesterase has translation MNRQEHQHLLELIVNSSAKQQGNFALTAELVCQQLREYCQVTQVFVWLFDQPVVNSSILEQPKRSEQNYYQLVAHAHGDSDLFNDYASHRKLARTNQEYVDELRLHRYIQTDDAQNHPLLTQLSSYYQAANIVSVLDVAIRINGHIEGILSIEHIAAKQWPIDDLQFIIQCADQLALTLATRYSYDKSERINLLRSAVEHSEHVVMVVSLENGVIEYVNRAHEEMSGLKREQVLKSTVMQLDVFRNNLQLLDLMLNKLKHGQTVKGDTQLIRRDGKPQSVHYHVSPFNTELGNLYALVNCYDNSTELEHKADLERLAWQCGLTGLHNRAYFKNQLANANKGYLLVIDLIGFKRFNDTNGHEVGDKLLVEIARRLKHFASANNAIDAARIGSDEFAIILPVQESPQYAEFLFTKLYDSLLLPSVIARQKIEPKAAVAVVDLTIVVGSHAPLSCADIALQYAKRKSTKHIQYFNQELLSQYDNNIEIERDLKAAIRGRQFELYYQPLKDLQQGGYIGAEALIRWNHPRKGVVYPGSFIDIAEQSGQINAIGEWVLEAACKQLNLWQHTNVDIRMHVNVAARQFFSDNLYEQVWTLLTRYRIKPHTLILEITETELMGDVRYATMLCHQLTELGVGLAIDDFGTGYSSMKYLKQFPITKLKIDRSFIMDINHNYESREIVSAIIAMAKALNLSLTAEGIETPEQQQFLVDNGCDHAQGYLYSKPVRENEFRQFLSQVNDNVIAPSEPLSNMAVMASI, from the coding sequence ATGAATCGACAAGAACATCAGCACTTGTTGGAATTAATTGTAAATTCCAGTGCTAAACAGCAAGGTAACTTTGCTCTTACCGCTGAATTAGTATGTCAGCAACTACGGGAGTATTGCCAGGTAACACAAGTCTTTGTGTGGCTGTTTGATCAACCCGTAGTTAATAGCTCCATTTTAGAGCAGCCAAAACGTAGTGAACAAAACTACTATCAACTTGTGGCACATGCCCATGGTGATAGCGATTTGTTCAATGACTACGCAAGTCATCGTAAACTCGCGCGTACTAACCAAGAGTATGTCGACGAATTACGCTTGCATCGTTACATCCAAACAGACGATGCGCAAAATCATCCGTTACTCACCCAGTTATCAAGCTATTATCAGGCAGCCAATATTGTCTCTGTGCTCGATGTTGCAATTCGTATTAATGGCCATATTGAAGGCATATTGTCGATCGAGCACATTGCAGCTAAGCAATGGCCAATCGATGATCTGCAATTTATTATTCAGTGTGCGGATCAATTAGCACTTACCCTTGCCACTCGATATTCCTATGATAAATCCGAGCGAATTAACCTGCTTCGTAGTGCAGTAGAGCACTCTGAGCATGTGGTGATGGTGGTGAGCTTAGAAAACGGTGTGATTGAGTATGTCAATCGAGCTCATGAAGAAATGAGCGGTTTGAAGCGCGAGCAGGTACTCAAAAGTACCGTGATGCAATTAGATGTGTTTCGCAACAACTTGCAGCTGCTAGATCTTATGCTCAACAAGCTCAAACATGGTCAGACTGTAAAAGGTGATACCCAATTGATTAGGCGTGATGGTAAGCCACAATCTGTGCATTATCACGTATCACCATTTAATACTGAATTAGGCAACTTGTATGCACTGGTGAATTGTTATGATAATTCTACAGAGCTTGAGCATAAAGCTGATCTTGAGCGACTTGCCTGGCAATGTGGTTTAACCGGGCTACACAATCGCGCCTACTTTAAAAACCAGTTAGCTAATGCCAACAAAGGCTATTTGCTAGTCATTGACCTAATTGGCTTTAAGCGCTTTAACGATACCAATGGACATGAAGTGGGTGACAAGCTGCTCGTTGAAATCGCCCGCCGCTTAAAACACTTTGCCAGTGCCAATAACGCTATTGATGCCGCTCGTATCGGTAGTGATGAATTTGCGATTATCTTGCCTGTACAAGAAAGTCCGCAATATGCCGAGTTTCTGTTTACTAAACTCTATGATTCTTTATTGCTGCCTTCGGTTATTGCGAGACAAAAAATTGAGCCTAAAGCAGCTGTGGCTGTGGTGGATTTAACCATTGTCGTTGGCAGTCATGCTCCACTAAGTTGTGCTGATATTGCGCTGCAATACGCAAAACGTAAATCTACAAAACATATTCAGTACTTCAATCAGGAATTGTTGAGTCAATACGACAATAACATTGAAATCGAACGTGACTTAAAAGCAGCAATTCGTGGACGTCAGTTTGAGCTTTATTATCAGCCACTCAAAGACCTACAGCAGGGTGGTTACATCGGTGCTGAAGCGTTGATCCGTTGGAATCATCCGCGCAAAGGTGTGGTTTATCCAGGCTCATTTATCGATATCGCTGAGCAATCAGGCCAGATCAATGCCATTGGTGAGTGGGTACTCGAAGCCGCCTGTAAACAGCTAAATTTATGGCAACATACAAATGTCGATATTCGTATGCACGTGAATGTTGCTGCGCGCCAGTTTTTTAGTGACAACCTATACGAGCAAGTATGGACCTTGCTGACTCGTTATCGGATTAAACCTCACACGCTAATTTTAGAAATTACCGAAACTGAGCTAATGGGAGATGTGCGCTATGCAACCATGCTATGCCATCAGTTAACAGAGCTTGGTGTTGGACTCGCGATTGATGACTTTGGTACTGGTTACAGCTCGATGAAGTACCTCAAACAGTTCCCGATCACTAAGCTTAAAATCGATCGCTCATTCATTATGGACATCAACCATAACTACGAGAGCAGAGAGATTGTGAGTGCGATTATCGCTATGGCTAAGGCGTTAAATTTATCACTCACTGCAGAAGGGATTGAAACGCCAGAACAACAACAGTTCCTCGTTGATAATGGCTGTGATCATGCCCAGGGCTATTTATACAGTAAACCTGTACGTGAAAATGAATTTAGGCAGTTCTTAAGCCAGGTCAATGACAATGTCATAGCCCCTAGTGAGCCGTTAAGTAATATGGCTGTGATGGCGTCAATATAG
- a CDS encoding YchJ family protein: protein MSLCPCGSNHNYQDCCQPLHLKQRVAETAEKLMRSRYCAFVKAEYQYLIDTHASEFASGLTKEQLAENSANWVGLQVESAIERADTAKVTFKAWYQIDCGFDAIYECSDFIKRDGIWLYTTGEQFEAKLPKRNDMCICNSGKKFKKCCALTL, encoded by the coding sequence ATGTCTTTATGTCCTTGTGGCAGTAATCACAATTATCAAGATTGCTGCCAACCATTACACTTAAAACAACGCGTCGCTGAAACCGCAGAAAAACTTATGCGCTCGCGCTATTGCGCCTTTGTCAAAGCTGAATATCAATATTTAATAGATACCCATGCCAGCGAATTTGCTAGCGGGCTAACAAAAGAGCAACTTGCTGAAAACTCAGCAAACTGGGTTGGTTTGCAAGTTGAATCAGCAATTGAGCGCGCAGACACTGCCAAGGTCACTTTTAAAGCCTGGTATCAAATTGACTGCGGCTTTGATGCGATTTATGAGTGCTCAGACTTTATAAAGCGTGATGGTATCTGGCTATATACTACGGGCGAGCAATTTGAAGCAAAGTTACCTAAACGCAACGACATGTGTATTTGCAATAGCGGCAAGAAATTCAAGAAGTGTTGTGCCTTAACGCTTTAA
- a CDS encoding acyl-CoA dehydrogenase, whose protein sequence is MSIVILIIIAVAILFGVRDLRIKFITRPVFSFFKKVLPPLSSTEKEAMEAGDVWWEGELFRGKPDWNKLHDYGKPGLTPEEQAFLDNQVQTALAMIDDFDIVHNRKDLPPELWDYFKKEGFFALIIPKKYGGREFSAYANSTIVSKIATRSISAAVTVMVPNSLGPGELLTHYGTQEQKDHWLPSLAVGKDIPCFALTGPEAGSDAGAIPDVGVVCRQEFNGEETLGISLTWNKRYITLAPVATVLGLAFQMRDPDGLLGDNKNIGITCALIPTDHDGVEIGRRHNPLNMAFMNGTTSGKDVFIPLDWIIGGPQYAGRGWRMLVECLSAGRGISLPALATASGHVSTKTTTAYSYVRQQFGMPIGYFEGVQEAMARIIANTYQLEAARRLTTLGIDLKVKPSVVTAIAKYHMTELGRDVMEDAMDIQSGKGIQLGPKNYLGHAFMANPISITVEGANILTRSLMIFGQGATRCHPYVLAEMEAAGMEDSAAGLDRFDNLLMGHIGYATRNALSSFGNALTGSVFSSTPVSGETKVYYRHMNRISAALATMTDISMLIMGGDLKRKEMISARMGDVLSQLYLASATLKHYEDNGRQHDDLPIVHFVMAQRLHFAAKALEEAVRNFPNKFVSILLKLIVFPLGNHFTLPADKDAVNLCVNMMKPSPARERITFLCGEFEGDTSGIAEVEAAFVAKYQAKDLYKKLKAAQKAKKLPAKLPMPDLLDKALAEGVITDQEHQQLLDTDKLRLAAINVDDFDKL, encoded by the coding sequence ATGAGTATTGTTATATTAATTATTATTGCAGTTGCCATACTCTTTGGTGTGCGAGATCTGCGGATCAAATTTATCACTCGTCCAGTGTTTAGCTTTTTCAAGAAAGTCCTGCCACCACTTTCTAGCACTGAAAAAGAAGCGATGGAAGCGGGTGATGTATGGTGGGAAGGCGAGCTATTTCGCGGTAAGCCTGACTGGAACAAATTGCATGATTACGGTAAGCCAGGGCTGACTCCTGAAGAGCAGGCCTTCCTCGATAATCAAGTACAAACTGCACTGGCGATGATTGATGATTTTGACATTGTGCATAATCGCAAAGATCTACCTCCAGAACTGTGGGATTACTTTAAGAAAGAAGGCTTCTTTGCACTTATCATCCCTAAAAAGTATGGTGGTCGTGAATTCTCAGCTTATGCCAACTCGACCATTGTATCTAAGATTGCAACTCGTAGTATCAGCGCTGCAGTTACCGTCATGGTGCCTAACTCATTGGGACCAGGCGAGCTATTAACTCACTATGGTACGCAAGAGCAAAAAGATCATTGGTTACCAAGTCTCGCTGTGGGTAAAGACATTCCATGTTTCGCGCTTACAGGTCCAGAAGCGGGCAGCGATGCAGGTGCAATACCTGACGTTGGCGTGGTTTGCCGTCAAGAGTTTAATGGTGAAGAAACACTGGGTATTAGCCTTACCTGGAATAAGCGTTACATCACATTAGCCCCAGTTGCTACTGTATTAGGTTTAGCGTTTCAAATGCGTGATCCTGATGGGTTACTTGGTGACAACAAGAATATTGGTATTACCTGTGCGTTGATCCCAACTGATCATGATGGCGTGGAAATTGGCCGTCGTCATAACCCATTAAATATGGCATTTATGAACGGCACGACTTCAGGTAAAGATGTGTTCATTCCACTTGATTGGATCATTGGTGGTCCTCAATACGCTGGTCGTGGTTGGAGAATGCTGGTTGAATGTCTTTCTGCAGGTCGCGGTATTTCACTGCCGGCACTAGCAACTGCATCTGGTCACGTGAGCACTAAGACTACAACGGCATACAGCTATGTACGTCAACAATTTGGAATGCCAATTGGTTACTTCGAAGGTGTGCAAGAAGCTATGGCGCGTATTATTGCAAATACCTACCAGCTTGAAGCAGCTCGTCGTTTAACAACACTTGGTATTGACTTGAAAGTGAAGCCATCGGTTGTAACCGCCATTGCTAAGTACCACATGACTGAACTTGGTCGTGATGTGATGGAAGATGCCATGGATATCCAATCAGGTAAGGGTATCCAGCTTGGACCTAAGAACTATCTAGGTCATGCGTTTATGGCAAACCCAATCTCCATTACGGTTGAAGGCGCGAATATTTTAACCCGCTCGTTAATGATTTTTGGCCAAGGGGCAACCCGTTGTCATCCGTACGTGCTTGCAGAAATGGAAGCGGCAGGTATGGAAGATAGCGCAGCAGGTTTAGATAGATTTGATAACCTGCTAATGGGTCACATTGGTTATGCTACTCGTAACGCATTGTCGTCATTTGGTAATGCACTAACAGGTAGTGTGTTCTCGAGCACGCCAGTTAGCGGCGAAACTAAAGTCTACTATCGTCACATGAACCGTATATCTGCGGCCTTGGCAACGATGACCGATATTTCAATGTTGATTATGGGCGGCGATCTCAAGCGTAAAGAGATGATCTCTGCTCGTATGGGTGATGTGCTAAGCCAGCTATATTTAGCGTCGGCGACATTAAAACATTATGAAGATAATGGCCGTCAACATGACGATTTGCCAATCGTACACTTTGTCATGGCGCAGCGTTTACACTTTGCAGCAAAAGCATTGGAAGAAGCTGTACGCAACTTCCCGAACAAGTTTGTGTCAATCTTACTTAAATTAATCGTATTCCCACTAGGTAATCACTTTACATTACCTGCTGACAAAGATGCGGTTAACTTATGTGTTAATATGATGAAACCAAGTCCAGCTCGCGAGCGCATTACATTCTTATGTGGTGAGTTCGAAGGTGATACTAGTGGTATTGCTGAAGTAGAAGCAGCGTTTGTTGCCAAGTATCAAGCTAAAGACTTGTACAAAAAGCTGAAAGCTGCGCAGAAGGCGAAGAAACTTCCTGCTAAACTGCCAATGCCAGATTTACTTGATAAAGCCTTAGCTGAAGGTGTGATTACCGACCAAGAGCATCAGCAACTATTAGATACAGACAAGCTACGCTTAGCGGCAATCAATGTTGATGATTTCGATAAGCTATAA
- a CDS encoding DUF406 family protein has protein sequence MVKKIIEQQGNVNDSCPECGSFVDIGAVIDEHDCVLTIKSSSDKIQELEQIVEKAKQRFSNVEVNYTHTGDGESVDIVFDVAAEKMIFQLENQL, from the coding sequence ATGGTTAAGAAAATTATTGAGCAGCAAGGTAATGTAAATGATAGCTGCCCGGAGTGTGGTAGCTTTGTCGATATCGGTGCAGTCATCGACGAGCACGATTGTGTACTTACTATTAAAAGTAGTAGCGATAAAATTCAGGAGCTAGAGCAAATAGTAGAGAAAGCTAAACAGAGATTTAGCAATGTAGAGGTAAATTATACTCATACGGGTGATGGCGAGTCGGTAGATATCGTGTTTGATGTAGCCGCAGAGAAGATGATTTTTCAATTGGAGAATCAACTGTAA
- a CDS encoding lytic transglycosylase, whose amino-acid sequence MNFKSTLVVSSLFIMGGCQTLTAPTPVENPPADTTKITQSEKHPTAAEEVEQEIAQITDVWQRIGQSLSMPVPDEKLVNQYRDWYLKNPKHLAIVSKRAAPYMYYIVEEVERRGLPLEIALLPIIESAFDPHAYSGMHASGLWQLTAPTAKTFGVQTNWWYDGRRDVIASTDAALDLLEYLYAKMGNNWLYAIAAYNTGEGRVFNAIKRNKSKGKPVDFWSLRLPRETSRYVPQLLALADVIKHADKHKLALHPIINEPSIEVVDIGSQLDLNLAANMAGVSVDEIKQLNSGLRSWATPPQGPHQLMLPSHKVEQFSKQLSELDPASRINWLRYQIQPGDSLSVIARQFNITPSIIRSNNGLANNNIIAGKHLLIPVAANGDALDVNHIALTDKRTLEQTETKRKVTYQVRSGDSLWKIARRFDVKVAQLTQWNNLSADHTLSIGQRLQVYPGSPSGMRTVEYKVKSGDSLDRIANKYKVSVKNLIKWNSLENKKYIHPGQTLTLRLSST is encoded by the coding sequence ATGAATTTTAAATCGACATTGGTTGTTAGCAGCCTGTTTATTATGGGCGGCTGTCAAACCTTGACCGCACCAACACCAGTTGAAAACCCGCCAGCTGATACAACCAAGATAACCCAGAGCGAAAAACACCCCACTGCCGCAGAAGAAGTTGAACAAGAAATCGCACAAATAACAGATGTTTGGCAGCGTATTGGCCAGTCTTTATCTATGCCTGTGCCAGACGAGAAATTGGTGAATCAATATCGCGACTGGTATCTAAAAAATCCAAAGCATTTAGCGATTGTGTCGAAACGCGCAGCACCTTACATGTATTACATTGTTGAGGAAGTTGAGCGCCGTGGACTGCCACTTGAAATTGCCTTACTGCCTATTATCGAAAGTGCGTTTGATCCACATGCTTACTCAGGTATGCACGCCTCTGGCCTTTGGCAACTGACCGCACCTACGGCAAAAACCTTTGGCGTACAAACTAACTGGTGGTATGACGGCCGCCGCGACGTGATTGCATCAACCGATGCTGCGCTTGATTTACTCGAATACCTTTACGCCAAAATGGGTAACAACTGGCTATATGCGATCGCTGCATATAACACAGGCGAAGGTCGAGTATTCAATGCCATCAAGCGTAACAAGTCTAAAGGCAAACCAGTTGACTTTTGGTCTTTAAGATTACCGCGCGAAACCTCTCGTTATGTGCCTCAGTTACTGGCACTTGCCGATGTAATTAAACATGCCGACAAGCATAAATTGGCACTTCATCCAATTATCAATGAGCCAAGTATTGAAGTCGTTGATATTGGTAGTCAGTTAGATTTGAATCTTGCGGCTAACATGGCTGGCGTTAGCGTTGATGAAATTAAGCAACTTAATTCAGGGCTTCGCAGCTGGGCAACGCCACCACAAGGTCCGCATCAGTTAATGCTGCCTAGCCACAAGGTTGAGCAGTTCAGTAAACAACTTAGCGAGCTTGATCCAGCGAGTCGTATCAACTGGCTAAGATATCAAATTCAACCAGGTGATAGTTTAAGTGTAATTGCAAGGCAGTTTAATATCACACCTAGCATCATTCGTAGTAACAATGGTCTAGCCAACAACAATATCATCGCCGGCAAACATCTATTAATCCCTGTTGCAGCCAATGGCGATGCGCTTGATGTGAATCATATTGCGCTTACTGACAAACGCACACTTGAGCAAACTGAAACTAAACGCAAAGTTACTTATCAAGTTCGCTCTGGTGATTCACTGTGGAAAATCGCCAGACGTTTTGATGTGAAAGTGGCGCAGTTAACTCAGTGGAACAACCTATCTGCAGATCACACACTATCAATCGGTCAGCGACTACAAGTTTATCCAGGCTCACCGAGTGGTATGCGCACAGTTGAGTATAAAGTTAAGTCAGGTGATTCGTTAGACAGGATCGCAAATAAGTACAAGGTATCGGTGAAAAACCTTATCAAGTGGAATAGCTTAGAAAACAAGAAGTACATCCACCCAGGCCAAACGCTTACCTTGCGTTTATCAAGTACCTAG
- the gloB gene encoding hydroxyacylglutathione hydrolase, producing the protein MLNIHAINAFDDNYIWLIEHKNIACVVDPGCASSVLNFLKSNPHITLGAILITHHHADHTGGINELQQAFAEKLQVYGPQNQIAGINHQLTPATELDRAQNLSIAPLGITAKVFATPGHTLDHLCYVIEDKLFCGDTLFSGGCGRLFEGTATQMHHSLSELAKLDDSTKVYCAHEYTLANLAFAKAIEPNNDDLMAYAKQAVTRRDNQLATIPTNIGVEKSINPFLRAHCETIWQHLQQEYSLTVNDPLQAFTSIRKLKDEF; encoded by the coding sequence ATGCTAAATATACACGCAATTAATGCCTTCGATGACAATTATATCTGGCTAATTGAACACAAGAATATCGCTTGTGTTGTTGATCCTGGCTGCGCCAGTTCGGTATTAAACTTCTTAAAGTCAAACCCGCATATCACCCTTGGGGCAATTTTAATTACCCATCACCATGCCGATCACACCGGTGGCATCAATGAGCTACAACAAGCATTTGCAGAAAAGCTACAGGTATACGGCCCACAAAATCAAATTGCGGGCATCAATCATCAATTAACGCCAGCGACAGAACTAGATCGTGCCCAAAATTTATCAATTGCGCCACTAGGTATTACAGCCAAAGTATTTGCTACACCCGGGCATACATTAGATCACCTGTGCTATGTAATCGAAGACAAGCTATTTTGTGGTGACACCTTGTTTAGTGGCGGCTGTGGGCGACTATTTGAAGGCACGGCAACGCAAATGCATCATTCACTCAGCGAACTTGCAAAGCTTGATGACAGCACCAAAGTATATTGTGCCCACGAATACACCTTGGCCAACCTAGCGTTTGCCAAAGCGATAGAGCCAAACAATGATGACTTAATGGCGTATGCGAAGCAGGCTGTCACGCGAAGGGACAATCAACTCGCCACCATTCCAACCAATATTGGAGTAGAAAAAAGCATTAACCCTTTTTTACGTGCACATTGCGAGACAATTTGGCAACATCTACAACAAGAATACTCACTTACAGTTAATGATCCATTGCAGGCATTTACCTCAATTCGCAAACTAAAAGATGAGTTTTAA